TGCTGGTATCCGGACTGGTCTTTGGCTGGTTGCGCTCGATACACCCGACTTTCGGACAGATTCCAGGGGGAGCACAATGGCTGCTTTCTGACCTGGGGCTTAATCTGTTCATAGCCTGTGTAGGGGTATCTGCCGCAGTACAAGCGGTGCAGGCCTTCGAGACCACCGGATTGAGTGTATTCCTTGCGGGCGTGGCACTATCCCTGCTGCCAATCATACTCGGCCTGCTCTTCGGTCGCTACATACTGAAAATGAACATCGTATTGTTGCTGGGAGCGGTCTCCGGCGCAAGGGTGATAACGGCAGCGCTTAACACACTACAGGAAGACGCCGATAGTACCGCTCCTGCCCTTGGCTACGCAGTACCTTACGCTTTCAGCAATGTGATCCTTACGGTGTTTGGCAGCGTAATAATAAACGTCATGGCATGAGAAAGACTGGGGATATGCTCAGAACCATCACCACATATGCACCCATTTTCTGATCTCCGTCATGATTATTATGGTCTTTTTCTCTACGCCCTCCAGCGAATTGATGCGGTTATTGAGGAATTCCGAGAAAGCTTCAATAGATTCAAACCACGCCCATACGCCTATATCGTAATTGCCGGCCGTTAAAAGCACCTGCCTGACCTCGTCCATGTCGGAGAAGTAGTCTGCAATGCGGTTTAGCGCGCCGTTATCCACTTTCAGTGCTATTACAGAGGTGATCATTTTACCCAAACGAACGTTGGGGAAAGCCTGTATATGTATTACGTTATTACTTAACAGATTATTTATTCTGCGCCTGATAGTGGCAGAGCTCATGTTGAGGCTTTTAGCCAGGCGGGTATTGCTCTGATGCGCATCCTTTTCGAGCGCAGAAACAATCTTCAGGTCGATGTCGTCCACCGGTTTGCCGGTTGTTTGAACAATCCCTCCAGCCCGCGATAGATTAACAAACGCATATTTCCTGTATTCCGTACAGATTGCAGTGTCTGTCTCCAGCACCCCGTTCATCGTGTATAGCACGGTGTTTAAAAATTTGGAATACGCTTCCACTGTGACAAACCAGCAGACCATTATCATGTTGAAGCGGCCGGCGGCTAATGCCAGAAATCCCACTTCTTCTTGTTTTGTCAGAAGATCAGCCGTGCGTGAAATGGCATTGTTTTCAACTTTCAATAATATTGCGACGGTAAGTGAAGTTCTGGCCCGGTTGATCTGTACCGCCTGGATACGTATGATATCGTCCCTGATCAGCCTGTTAACCCTGCGCCGAACCGTAGGCGCACATATATCGAGCGCTTCAGCCAGTTCTCTGCTACTCATAGAGGCATCCTTCTCCAGTGCGGCAACTATTTTTTTGTCGATATCATCTATGTGCTTCATTGTCGTTATTAGTATCATATACTACTTGTTTTGTAAAAGAAATGATCAATTTGTTCATATTTCATATCAATTGAATAATTTTACTAAATATTAATGAACAAATCATTGACTTGCGAAAAAACAGTGCTATTATGCAGATACCTTCAATAATTTAACCCAAGCGCAAAGTGCAGCGATAATATATTTATCGAGTTGGGGATAGATGAACTCAGTGCTTGAAGATATCAGGGTTTTGGACCTGACTGACGAAAAAGGCTCTCTCTGCGGACGTATACTCGCCGAGATGGGAGCCGATGTTATAAAAGTTGAAAAACCGGGAGGTGATGCCTCCCGCAGGATAGGCCCCTTTTATCAGGATAAACCTGATCCGGAGAAGAGTCTGACCTGGTTTGCATACAATTTGAACAAACGGGGTATAACTCTTGACATCGCTTCAAACAATGGATGGCCGATCTTCCTCAAGTTAGTTAAAAAGGCGGACATTGTCATCGAGTCCTTCCCTGTCGGCTATATGCAACAAATAGGCCTCGATTACGTCGTGCTTAAAGCAATGAATCCCCGGATCATCATGACCTCCATCACTCCTTTCGGTCAGACGGGCCCCTACAAGGATTTCATTGCCTCGGACATCGTCGTTCAGGCCATGAGCGGGTATCTGCATCTTTGCGGGGACCCCGACCTGCCTCCCATGCGTATCAGTATTCCCCAGGCGTACCTTCATGCCGGCGGCGAAGCTGCTACGGCAACCATGGTTGCCCTCTATCACAGGGAAAACAGCGGCGAAGGACAGTATGTGGATGTTTCGGCGCAACAGAGCATGGTCAGGAATACCGTAAACGCCGTTCCACTATGGCTGACCTACGGTGAGATACTGGAGCGGTCAGGAGCATTCAGAGTCGGTCTTGGTAAAAACTTGCGCGCGCGGCAGACATGGGCCTGCAAGGACGGATTTGTAAACTTCCTCTTTGTCGCGGGAATACTGGCGTCGGTGGCCGGATCGTCGGGATTAGCGGAGTGGCTGCAGGAAGAGGGTATTCCAACCGATTATGAAAACAGGTTAAAAGATTTCGATATATCCAAATTCACGCAGGAAGAGTGGGAGGAGATGGAGGCCCCGGTGGCCAGGCTCTTTTTGAAACATACAAAACAGGAGCTGTTTGACGAGGGTAATAAAAGAAGGGTCAGCATCTGCCCGGTCCATTCACCGCAAGAGTTAGTGGCTTAT
This genomic window from Dehalococcoidia bacterium contains:
- a CDS encoding CoA transferase, with the protein product MNSVLEDIRVLDLTDEKGSLCGRILAEMGADVIKVEKPGGDASRRIGPFYQDKPDPEKSLTWFAYNLNKRGITLDIASNNGWPIFLKLVKKADIVIESFPVGYMQQIGLDYVVLKAMNPRIIMTSITPFGQTGPYKDFIASDIVVQAMSGYLHLCGDPDLPPMRISIPQAYLHAGGEAATATMVALYHRENSGEGQYVDVSAQQSMVRNTVNAVPLWLTYGEILERSGAFRVGLGKNLRARQTWACKDGFVNFLFVAGILASVAGSSGLAEWLQEEGIPTDYENRLKDFDISKFTQEEWEEMEAPVARLFLKHTKQELFDEGNKRRVSICPVHSPQELVAYPQLEARGFWTEVRHEELDASIKYPGSCIRFTETPNPGLRRAPLVGEHNLQIYRDELGLSAAEISRLQKLNVI
- a CDS encoding Lrp/AsnC family transcriptional regulator; protein product: MKHIDDIDKKIVAALEKDASMSSRELAEALDICAPTVRRRVNRLIRDDIIRIQAVQINRARTSLTVAILLKVENNAISRTADLLTKQEEVGFLALAAGRFNMIMVCWFVTVEAYSKFLNTVLYTMNGVLETDTAICTEYRKYAFVNLSRAGGIVQTTGKPVDDIDLKIVSALEKDAHQSNTRLAKSLNMSSATIRRRINNLLSNNVIHIQAFPNVRLGKMITSVIALKVDNGALNRIADYFSDMDEVRQVLLTAGNYDIGVWAWFESIEAFSEFLNNRINSLEGVEKKTIIIMTEIRKWVHMW